One window of the Euwallacea similis isolate ESF13 chromosome 28, ESF131.1, whole genome shotgun sequence genome contains the following:
- the LOC136417490 gene encoding uncharacterized protein isoform X3, which translates to MKINDAYVATPLEVERLPLQTLSLSQRSREKRRRIDRIDFHSSQAGKPTNLQNSAVLRMLEEEEHRRGVTPGNEVYYPRPLRDVSWPPPEHEQQIQRSSFKDVVTPGSKRVAWPPPQEGILDPADVTQQSAAETQGGAPQYYTRSPGLQYQSNSAPQQGAPYQQPASQQSYRPLKPLDVSSVSAGSPLTSPALNQSPQGFRPATPGKGWAPVQSPLGAGAQKYFGATPAQSYSSQPPYQQASQPWQQQGYQTPGQYQQPGTNQPYQQPGQGYQTPGQYQQSGYQVPGHQYQPGGQQYQPGGQQYQPQQPSQQQFNQSQQQSPYQSQPVAQANQYQSSPSQNQFSSQPKPTVAQTQVAASRPQSAKPVEPPPSTITLRQTAPVSQAPAPVFSAQPATASLKVTVGGKHLRGDLKWPPDNVRQRMADEERHLVELSKGPACRPLKKDKDYTPFFDAHALNHAYPGYKIPPGTQFYRPEY; encoded by the exons atgaaaataaacgaCGCCTACGTGGCAACGCCATTGGAGGTAGAGCGCCTGCCACTCCAGACTCTCAGTTTATCCCAGCGATCGCGCGAAAAGCGGCGTCGAATTGACAG GATTGATTTCCACAGCTCACAAGCCGGGAAACCGACCAACCTGCAGAATTCCGCAGTGCTGCGCATGCTAGAGGAAGAGGAGCATAGACGTGGTGTCACTCCTG GTAACGAGGTTTACTATCCGAGACCCCTCCGAGACGTGTCCTGGCCACCCCCAGAACACGAGCAACAAATCCAACGATCCTCTTTTAAAGATGTCGTCACTCCAG GCTCCAAGAGAGTCGCTTGGCCTCCACCACAAGAAGGCATCTTAGACCCGGCTGACGTGACCCAACAGAGTGCTGCAGAAACCCAG GGAGGAGCACCCCAATATTACACCCGATCCCCAGGTTTGCAGTACCAGAGCAATTCCGCTCCCCAACAGGGCGCCCCCTACCAGCAACCTGCTTCGCAACAATCCTATCGCCCCCTGAAACCTTTAGACGTTAGTTCCGTAAGCGCGGGATCGCCCCTGACCTCCCCCGCCCTTAATCAGAGTCCCCAAGGTTTCCGACCGGCAACCCCTGGTAAAGGGTGGGCTCCAGTGCAGTCACCTTTAGGGGCTGGGGCGCAGAAGTATTTCGGAGCAACCCCCGCTCAGTCATATTCTAGCCAACCACCCTATCAACAGGCAAGTCAGCCTTGGCAGCAACAAGGGTATCAGACTCCTGGACAGTATCAACAACCCGGAACTAACCAGCCTTATCAACAACCGGGTCAAGGGTATCAGACGCCCGGACAATACCAACAGTCAGGTTATCAGGTGCCTGGTCATCAGTACCAACCCGGTGGTCAACAGTACCAACCAGGTGGTCAGCAATATCAACCTCAGCAGCCAAGCCAACAGCAATTTAACCAATCACAGCAACAGTCCCCTTATCAATCCCAACCGGTAGCCCAAGCAAATCAGTACCAATCAAGCCCATCCCAAAACCAGTTTTCTTCTCAACCTAAACCGACGGTTGCTCAAACACAG GTAGCAGCTTCCAGACCACAGTCAGCCAAACCTGTAGAACCACCCCCATCTACCATCACTCTGAGGCAGACGGCCCCAGTGAGTCAAGCTCCAGCACCTGTTTTTTCAGCACAACCAGCCACGGCGTCCCTTAAAG TCACCGTAGGAGGCAAGCACCTTCGGGGTGACCTGAAATGGCCCCCAGACAACGTCAGACAAAGAATGGCCGATGAAGAGAGGCATCTCGTGGAACTGTCCAAAGGGCCTGCCTGCAG GCCTCTTAAGAAGGACAAGGACTACACTCCCTTCTTCGATGCGCATGCCTTGAACCACGCTTACCCCGGATACAAAATCCCCCCTGGAACCCAGTTCTACAGGCCggagtattaa
- the LOC136417490 gene encoding uncharacterized protein isoform X6 produces MKINDAYVATPLEVERLPLQTLSLSQRSREKRRRIDRIDFHSSQAGKPTNLQNSAVLRMLEEEEHRRGVTPGSKRVAWPPPQEGILDPADVTQQSAAETQGGAPQYYTRSPGLQYQSNSAPQQGAPYQQPASQQSYRPLKPLDVSSVSAGSPLTSPALNQSPQGFRPATPGKGWAPVQSPLGAGAQKYFGATPAQSYSSQPPYQQASQPWQQQGYQTPGQYQQPGTNQPYQQPGQGYQTPGQYQQSGYQVPGHQYQPGGQQYQPGGQQYQPQQPSQQQFNQSQQQSPYQSQPVAQANQYQSSPSQNQFSSQPKPTVAQTQVAASRPQSAKPVEPPPSTITLRQTAPVSQAPAPVFSAQPATASLKVTVGGKHLRGDLKWPPDNVRQRMADEERHLVELSKGPACRPLKKDKDYTPFFDAHALNHAYPGYKIPPGTQFYRPEY; encoded by the exons atgaaaataaacgaCGCCTACGTGGCAACGCCATTGGAGGTAGAGCGCCTGCCACTCCAGACTCTCAGTTTATCCCAGCGATCGCGCGAAAAGCGGCGTCGAATTGACAG GATTGATTTCCACAGCTCACAAGCCGGGAAACCGACCAACCTGCAGAATTCCGCAGTGCTGCGCATGCTAGAGGAAGAGGAGCATAGACGTGGTGTCACTCCTG GCTCCAAGAGAGTCGCTTGGCCTCCACCACAAGAAGGCATCTTAGACCCGGCTGACGTGACCCAACAGAGTGCTGCAGAAACCCAG GGAGGAGCACCCCAATATTACACCCGATCCCCAGGTTTGCAGTACCAGAGCAATTCCGCTCCCCAACAGGGCGCCCCCTACCAGCAACCTGCTTCGCAACAATCCTATCGCCCCCTGAAACCTTTAGACGTTAGTTCCGTAAGCGCGGGATCGCCCCTGACCTCCCCCGCCCTTAATCAGAGTCCCCAAGGTTTCCGACCGGCAACCCCTGGTAAAGGGTGGGCTCCAGTGCAGTCACCTTTAGGGGCTGGGGCGCAGAAGTATTTCGGAGCAACCCCCGCTCAGTCATATTCTAGCCAACCACCCTATCAACAGGCAAGTCAGCCTTGGCAGCAACAAGGGTATCAGACTCCTGGACAGTATCAACAACCCGGAACTAACCAGCCTTATCAACAACCGGGTCAAGGGTATCAGACGCCCGGACAATACCAACAGTCAGGTTATCAGGTGCCTGGTCATCAGTACCAACCCGGTGGTCAACAGTACCAACCAGGTGGTCAGCAATATCAACCTCAGCAGCCAAGCCAACAGCAATTTAACCAATCACAGCAACAGTCCCCTTATCAATCCCAACCGGTAGCCCAAGCAAATCAGTACCAATCAAGCCCATCCCAAAACCAGTTTTCTTCTCAACCTAAACCGACGGTTGCTCAAACACAG GTAGCAGCTTCCAGACCACAGTCAGCCAAACCTGTAGAACCACCCCCATCTACCATCACTCTGAGGCAGACGGCCCCAGTGAGTCAAGCTCCAGCACCTGTTTTTTCAGCACAACCAGCCACGGCGTCCCTTAAAG TCACCGTAGGAGGCAAGCACCTTCGGGGTGACCTGAAATGGCCCCCAGACAACGTCAGACAAAGAATGGCCGATGAAGAGAGGCATCTCGTGGAACTGTCCAAAGGGCCTGCCTGCAG GCCTCTTAAGAAGGACAAGGACTACACTCCCTTCTTCGATGCGCATGCCTTGAACCACGCTTACCCCGGATACAAAATCCCCCCTGGAACCCAGTTCTACAGGCCggagtattaa
- the LOC136417490 gene encoding uncharacterized protein isoform X1 — protein sequence MTNQPRLVNKQFNSPIGLYSEQNIREVLNREQKILANGAVGIDFHSSQAGKPTNLQNSAVLRMLEEEEHRRGVTPGNEVYYPRPLRDVSWPPPEHEQQIQRSSFKDVVTPGSKRVAWPPPQEGILDPADVTQQSAAETQGGAPQYYTRSPGLQYQSNSAPQQGAPYQQPASQQSYRPLKPLDVSSVSAGSPLTSPALNQSPQGFRPATPGKGWAPVQSPLGAGAQKYFGATPAQSYSSQPPYQQASQPWQQQGYQTPGQYQQPGTNQPYQQPGQGYQTPGQYQQSGYQVPGHQYQPGGQQYQPGGQQYQPQQPSQQQFNQSQQQSPYQSQPVAQANQYQSSPSQNQFSSQPKPTVAQTQVAASRPQSAKPVEPPPSTITLRQTAPVSQAPAPVFSAQPATASLKVTVGGKHLRGDLKWPPDNVRQRMADEERHLVELSKGPACRPLKKDKDYTPFFDAHALNHAYPGYKIPPGTQFYRPEY from the exons ATGACGAACCAGCCCCGACTGGTGAACAAACAGTTCAATTCGCCCATCGGTCTGTACTCTGAGCAAAATATCAGGGAAGTACTGAACAGGGAGCAAAAGATTCTGGCTAATGGGGCTGTAGG GATTGATTTCCACAGCTCACAAGCCGGGAAACCGACCAACCTGCAGAATTCCGCAGTGCTGCGCATGCTAGAGGAAGAGGAGCATAGACGTGGTGTCACTCCTG GTAACGAGGTTTACTATCCGAGACCCCTCCGAGACGTGTCCTGGCCACCCCCAGAACACGAGCAACAAATCCAACGATCCTCTTTTAAAGATGTCGTCACTCCAG GCTCCAAGAGAGTCGCTTGGCCTCCACCACAAGAAGGCATCTTAGACCCGGCTGACGTGACCCAACAGAGTGCTGCAGAAACCCAG GGAGGAGCACCCCAATATTACACCCGATCCCCAGGTTTGCAGTACCAGAGCAATTCCGCTCCCCAACAGGGCGCCCCCTACCAGCAACCTGCTTCGCAACAATCCTATCGCCCCCTGAAACCTTTAGACGTTAGTTCCGTAAGCGCGGGATCGCCCCTGACCTCCCCCGCCCTTAATCAGAGTCCCCAAGGTTTCCGACCGGCAACCCCTGGTAAAGGGTGGGCTCCAGTGCAGTCACCTTTAGGGGCTGGGGCGCAGAAGTATTTCGGAGCAACCCCCGCTCAGTCATATTCTAGCCAACCACCCTATCAACAGGCAAGTCAGCCTTGGCAGCAACAAGGGTATCAGACTCCTGGACAGTATCAACAACCCGGAACTAACCAGCCTTATCAACAACCGGGTCAAGGGTATCAGACGCCCGGACAATACCAACAGTCAGGTTATCAGGTGCCTGGTCATCAGTACCAACCCGGTGGTCAACAGTACCAACCAGGTGGTCAGCAATATCAACCTCAGCAGCCAAGCCAACAGCAATTTAACCAATCACAGCAACAGTCCCCTTATCAATCCCAACCGGTAGCCCAAGCAAATCAGTACCAATCAAGCCCATCCCAAAACCAGTTTTCTTCTCAACCTAAACCGACGGTTGCTCAAACACAG GTAGCAGCTTCCAGACCACAGTCAGCCAAACCTGTAGAACCACCCCCATCTACCATCACTCTGAGGCAGACGGCCCCAGTGAGTCAAGCTCCAGCACCTGTTTTTTCAGCACAACCAGCCACGGCGTCCCTTAAAG TCACCGTAGGAGGCAAGCACCTTCGGGGTGACCTGAAATGGCCCCCAGACAACGTCAGACAAAGAATGGCCGATGAAGAGAGGCATCTCGTGGAACTGTCCAAAGGGCCTGCCTGCAG GCCTCTTAAGAAGGACAAGGACTACACTCCCTTCTTCGATGCGCATGCCTTGAACCACGCTTACCCCGGATACAAAATCCCCCCTGGAACCCAGTTCTACAGGCCggagtattaa
- the LOC136417490 gene encoding uncharacterized protein isoform X2, with the protein MTNQPRLVNKQFNSPIGLYSEQNIREVLNREQKILANGAVGIDFHSSQAGKPTNLQNSAVLRMLEEEEHRRGVTPGNEVYYPRPLRDVSWPPPEHEQQIQRSSFKDVVTPGSKRVAWPPPQEGILDPADVTQQSAAETQGGAPQYYTRSPGLQYQSNSAPQQGAPYQQPASQQSYRPLKPLDVSSVSAGSPLTSPALNQSPQGFRPATPGKGWAPVQSPLGAGAQKYFGATPAQSYSSQPPYQQASQPWQQQGYQTPGQYQQPGTNQPYQQPGQGYQTPGQYQQSGYQVPGHQYQPGGQQYQPGGQQYQPQQPSQQQFNQSQQQSPYQSQPVAQANQYQSSPSQNQFSSQPKPTVAQTQVAASRPQSAKPVEPPPSTITLRQTAPVSQAPAPVFSAQPATASLKGGKHLRGDLKWPPDNVRQRMADEERHLVELSKGPACRPLKKDKDYTPFFDAHALNHAYPGYKIPPGTQFYRPEY; encoded by the exons ATGACGAACCAGCCCCGACTGGTGAACAAACAGTTCAATTCGCCCATCGGTCTGTACTCTGAGCAAAATATCAGGGAAGTACTGAACAGGGAGCAAAAGATTCTGGCTAATGGGGCTGTAGG GATTGATTTCCACAGCTCACAAGCCGGGAAACCGACCAACCTGCAGAATTCCGCAGTGCTGCGCATGCTAGAGGAAGAGGAGCATAGACGTGGTGTCACTCCTG GTAACGAGGTTTACTATCCGAGACCCCTCCGAGACGTGTCCTGGCCACCCCCAGAACACGAGCAACAAATCCAACGATCCTCTTTTAAAGATGTCGTCACTCCAG GCTCCAAGAGAGTCGCTTGGCCTCCACCACAAGAAGGCATCTTAGACCCGGCTGACGTGACCCAACAGAGTGCTGCAGAAACCCAG GGAGGAGCACCCCAATATTACACCCGATCCCCAGGTTTGCAGTACCAGAGCAATTCCGCTCCCCAACAGGGCGCCCCCTACCAGCAACCTGCTTCGCAACAATCCTATCGCCCCCTGAAACCTTTAGACGTTAGTTCCGTAAGCGCGGGATCGCCCCTGACCTCCCCCGCCCTTAATCAGAGTCCCCAAGGTTTCCGACCGGCAACCCCTGGTAAAGGGTGGGCTCCAGTGCAGTCACCTTTAGGGGCTGGGGCGCAGAAGTATTTCGGAGCAACCCCCGCTCAGTCATATTCTAGCCAACCACCCTATCAACAGGCAAGTCAGCCTTGGCAGCAACAAGGGTATCAGACTCCTGGACAGTATCAACAACCCGGAACTAACCAGCCTTATCAACAACCGGGTCAAGGGTATCAGACGCCCGGACAATACCAACAGTCAGGTTATCAGGTGCCTGGTCATCAGTACCAACCCGGTGGTCAACAGTACCAACCAGGTGGTCAGCAATATCAACCTCAGCAGCCAAGCCAACAGCAATTTAACCAATCACAGCAACAGTCCCCTTATCAATCCCAACCGGTAGCCCAAGCAAATCAGTACCAATCAAGCCCATCCCAAAACCAGTTTTCTTCTCAACCTAAACCGACGGTTGCTCAAACACAG GTAGCAGCTTCCAGACCACAGTCAGCCAAACCTGTAGAACCACCCCCATCTACCATCACTCTGAGGCAGACGGCCCCAGTGAGTCAAGCTCCAGCACCTGTTTTTTCAGCACAACCAGCCACGGCGTCCCTTAAAG GAGGCAAGCACCTTCGGGGTGACCTGAAATGGCCCCCAGACAACGTCAGACAAAGAATGGCCGATGAAGAGAGGCATCTCGTGGAACTGTCCAAAGGGCCTGCCTGCAG GCCTCTTAAGAAGGACAAGGACTACACTCCCTTCTTCGATGCGCATGCCTTGAACCACGCTTACCCCGGATACAAAATCCCCCCTGGAACCCAGTTCTACAGGCCggagtattaa
- the LOC136417490 gene encoding uncharacterized protein isoform X5, with product MTNQPRLVNKQFNSPIGLYSEQNIREVLNREQKILANGAVGIDFHSSQAGKPTNLQNSAVLRMLEEEEHRRGVTPGSKRVAWPPPQEGILDPADVTQQSAAETQGGAPQYYTRSPGLQYQSNSAPQQGAPYQQPASQQSYRPLKPLDVSSVSAGSPLTSPALNQSPQGFRPATPGKGWAPVQSPLGAGAQKYFGATPAQSYSSQPPYQQASQPWQQQGYQTPGQYQQPGTNQPYQQPGQGYQTPGQYQQSGYQVPGHQYQPGGQQYQPGGQQYQPQQPSQQQFNQSQQQSPYQSQPVAQANQYQSSPSQNQFSSQPKPTVAQTQVAASRPQSAKPVEPPPSTITLRQTAPVSQAPAPVFSAQPATASLKVTVGGKHLRGDLKWPPDNVRQRMADEERHLVELSKGPACRPLKKDKDYTPFFDAHALNHAYPGYKIPPGTQFYRPEY from the exons ATGACGAACCAGCCCCGACTGGTGAACAAACAGTTCAATTCGCCCATCGGTCTGTACTCTGAGCAAAATATCAGGGAAGTACTGAACAGGGAGCAAAAGATTCTGGCTAATGGGGCTGTAGG GATTGATTTCCACAGCTCACAAGCCGGGAAACCGACCAACCTGCAGAATTCCGCAGTGCTGCGCATGCTAGAGGAAGAGGAGCATAGACGTGGTGTCACTCCTG GCTCCAAGAGAGTCGCTTGGCCTCCACCACAAGAAGGCATCTTAGACCCGGCTGACGTGACCCAACAGAGTGCTGCAGAAACCCAG GGAGGAGCACCCCAATATTACACCCGATCCCCAGGTTTGCAGTACCAGAGCAATTCCGCTCCCCAACAGGGCGCCCCCTACCAGCAACCTGCTTCGCAACAATCCTATCGCCCCCTGAAACCTTTAGACGTTAGTTCCGTAAGCGCGGGATCGCCCCTGACCTCCCCCGCCCTTAATCAGAGTCCCCAAGGTTTCCGACCGGCAACCCCTGGTAAAGGGTGGGCTCCAGTGCAGTCACCTTTAGGGGCTGGGGCGCAGAAGTATTTCGGAGCAACCCCCGCTCAGTCATATTCTAGCCAACCACCCTATCAACAGGCAAGTCAGCCTTGGCAGCAACAAGGGTATCAGACTCCTGGACAGTATCAACAACCCGGAACTAACCAGCCTTATCAACAACCGGGTCAAGGGTATCAGACGCCCGGACAATACCAACAGTCAGGTTATCAGGTGCCTGGTCATCAGTACCAACCCGGTGGTCAACAGTACCAACCAGGTGGTCAGCAATATCAACCTCAGCAGCCAAGCCAACAGCAATTTAACCAATCACAGCAACAGTCCCCTTATCAATCCCAACCGGTAGCCCAAGCAAATCAGTACCAATCAAGCCCATCCCAAAACCAGTTTTCTTCTCAACCTAAACCGACGGTTGCTCAAACACAG GTAGCAGCTTCCAGACCACAGTCAGCCAAACCTGTAGAACCACCCCCATCTACCATCACTCTGAGGCAGACGGCCCCAGTGAGTCAAGCTCCAGCACCTGTTTTTTCAGCACAACCAGCCACGGCGTCCCTTAAAG TCACCGTAGGAGGCAAGCACCTTCGGGGTGACCTGAAATGGCCCCCAGACAACGTCAGACAAAGAATGGCCGATGAAGAGAGGCATCTCGTGGAACTGTCCAAAGGGCCTGCCTGCAG GCCTCTTAAGAAGGACAAGGACTACACTCCCTTCTTCGATGCGCATGCCTTGAACCACGCTTACCCCGGATACAAAATCCCCCCTGGAACCCAGTTCTACAGGCCggagtattaa
- the LOC136417490 gene encoding uncharacterized protein isoform X4, with translation MGPAVERIDFHSSQAGKPTNLQNSAVLRMLEEEEHRRGVTPGNEVYYPRPLRDVSWPPPEHEQQIQRSSFKDVVTPGSKRVAWPPPQEGILDPADVTQQSAAETQGGAPQYYTRSPGLQYQSNSAPQQGAPYQQPASQQSYRPLKPLDVSSVSAGSPLTSPALNQSPQGFRPATPGKGWAPVQSPLGAGAQKYFGATPAQSYSSQPPYQQASQPWQQQGYQTPGQYQQPGTNQPYQQPGQGYQTPGQYQQSGYQVPGHQYQPGGQQYQPGGQQYQPQQPSQQQFNQSQQQSPYQSQPVAQANQYQSSPSQNQFSSQPKPTVAQTQVAASRPQSAKPVEPPPSTITLRQTAPVSQAPAPVFSAQPATASLKVTVGGKHLRGDLKWPPDNVRQRMADEERHLVELSKGPACRPLKKDKDYTPFFDAHALNHAYPGYKIPPGTQFYRPEY, from the exons ATGGGGCCCGCAGTTGAAAG GATTGATTTCCACAGCTCACAAGCCGGGAAACCGACCAACCTGCAGAATTCCGCAGTGCTGCGCATGCTAGAGGAAGAGGAGCATAGACGTGGTGTCACTCCTG GTAACGAGGTTTACTATCCGAGACCCCTCCGAGACGTGTCCTGGCCACCCCCAGAACACGAGCAACAAATCCAACGATCCTCTTTTAAAGATGTCGTCACTCCAG GCTCCAAGAGAGTCGCTTGGCCTCCACCACAAGAAGGCATCTTAGACCCGGCTGACGTGACCCAACAGAGTGCTGCAGAAACCCAG GGAGGAGCACCCCAATATTACACCCGATCCCCAGGTTTGCAGTACCAGAGCAATTCCGCTCCCCAACAGGGCGCCCCCTACCAGCAACCTGCTTCGCAACAATCCTATCGCCCCCTGAAACCTTTAGACGTTAGTTCCGTAAGCGCGGGATCGCCCCTGACCTCCCCCGCCCTTAATCAGAGTCCCCAAGGTTTCCGACCGGCAACCCCTGGTAAAGGGTGGGCTCCAGTGCAGTCACCTTTAGGGGCTGGGGCGCAGAAGTATTTCGGAGCAACCCCCGCTCAGTCATATTCTAGCCAACCACCCTATCAACAGGCAAGTCAGCCTTGGCAGCAACAAGGGTATCAGACTCCTGGACAGTATCAACAACCCGGAACTAACCAGCCTTATCAACAACCGGGTCAAGGGTATCAGACGCCCGGACAATACCAACAGTCAGGTTATCAGGTGCCTGGTCATCAGTACCAACCCGGTGGTCAACAGTACCAACCAGGTGGTCAGCAATATCAACCTCAGCAGCCAAGCCAACAGCAATTTAACCAATCACAGCAACAGTCCCCTTATCAATCCCAACCGGTAGCCCAAGCAAATCAGTACCAATCAAGCCCATCCCAAAACCAGTTTTCTTCTCAACCTAAACCGACGGTTGCTCAAACACAG GTAGCAGCTTCCAGACCACAGTCAGCCAAACCTGTAGAACCACCCCCATCTACCATCACTCTGAGGCAGACGGCCCCAGTGAGTCAAGCTCCAGCACCTGTTTTTTCAGCACAACCAGCCACGGCGTCCCTTAAAG TCACCGTAGGAGGCAAGCACCTTCGGGGTGACCTGAAATGGCCCCCAGACAACGTCAGACAAAGAATGGCCGATGAAGAGAGGCATCTCGTGGAACTGTCCAAAGGGCCTGCCTGCAG GCCTCTTAAGAAGGACAAGGACTACACTCCCTTCTTCGATGCGCATGCCTTGAACCACGCTTACCCCGGATACAAAATCCCCCCTGGAACCCAGTTCTACAGGCCggagtattaa
- the LOC136417490 gene encoding uncharacterized protein isoform X7, producing the protein MGPAVERIDFHSSQAGKPTNLQNSAVLRMLEEEEHRRGVTPGSKRVAWPPPQEGILDPADVTQQSAAETQGGAPQYYTRSPGLQYQSNSAPQQGAPYQQPASQQSYRPLKPLDVSSVSAGSPLTSPALNQSPQGFRPATPGKGWAPVQSPLGAGAQKYFGATPAQSYSSQPPYQQASQPWQQQGYQTPGQYQQPGTNQPYQQPGQGYQTPGQYQQSGYQVPGHQYQPGGQQYQPGGQQYQPQQPSQQQFNQSQQQSPYQSQPVAQANQYQSSPSQNQFSSQPKPTVAQTQVAASRPQSAKPVEPPPSTITLRQTAPVSQAPAPVFSAQPATASLKVTVGGKHLRGDLKWPPDNVRQRMADEERHLVELSKGPACRPLKKDKDYTPFFDAHALNHAYPGYKIPPGTQFYRPEY; encoded by the exons ATGGGGCCCGCAGTTGAAAG GATTGATTTCCACAGCTCACAAGCCGGGAAACCGACCAACCTGCAGAATTCCGCAGTGCTGCGCATGCTAGAGGAAGAGGAGCATAGACGTGGTGTCACTCCTG GCTCCAAGAGAGTCGCTTGGCCTCCACCACAAGAAGGCATCTTAGACCCGGCTGACGTGACCCAACAGAGTGCTGCAGAAACCCAG GGAGGAGCACCCCAATATTACACCCGATCCCCAGGTTTGCAGTACCAGAGCAATTCCGCTCCCCAACAGGGCGCCCCCTACCAGCAACCTGCTTCGCAACAATCCTATCGCCCCCTGAAACCTTTAGACGTTAGTTCCGTAAGCGCGGGATCGCCCCTGACCTCCCCCGCCCTTAATCAGAGTCCCCAAGGTTTCCGACCGGCAACCCCTGGTAAAGGGTGGGCTCCAGTGCAGTCACCTTTAGGGGCTGGGGCGCAGAAGTATTTCGGAGCAACCCCCGCTCAGTCATATTCTAGCCAACCACCCTATCAACAGGCAAGTCAGCCTTGGCAGCAACAAGGGTATCAGACTCCTGGACAGTATCAACAACCCGGAACTAACCAGCCTTATCAACAACCGGGTCAAGGGTATCAGACGCCCGGACAATACCAACAGTCAGGTTATCAGGTGCCTGGTCATCAGTACCAACCCGGTGGTCAACAGTACCAACCAGGTGGTCAGCAATATCAACCTCAGCAGCCAAGCCAACAGCAATTTAACCAATCACAGCAACAGTCCCCTTATCAATCCCAACCGGTAGCCCAAGCAAATCAGTACCAATCAAGCCCATCCCAAAACCAGTTTTCTTCTCAACCTAAACCGACGGTTGCTCAAACACAG GTAGCAGCTTCCAGACCACAGTCAGCCAAACCTGTAGAACCACCCCCATCTACCATCACTCTGAGGCAGACGGCCCCAGTGAGTCAAGCTCCAGCACCTGTTTTTTCAGCACAACCAGCCACGGCGTCCCTTAAAG TCACCGTAGGAGGCAAGCACCTTCGGGGTGACCTGAAATGGCCCCCAGACAACGTCAGACAAAGAATGGCCGATGAAGAGAGGCATCTCGTGGAACTGTCCAAAGGGCCTGCCTGCAG GCCTCTTAAGAAGGACAAGGACTACACTCCCTTCTTCGATGCGCATGCCTTGAACCACGCTTACCCCGGATACAAAATCCCCCCTGGAACCCAGTTCTACAGGCCggagtattaa